Proteins co-encoded in one Bubalus bubalis isolate 160015118507 breed Murrah chromosome 7, NDDB_SH_1, whole genome shotgun sequence genomic window:
- the CYTL1 gene encoding cytokine-like protein 1 has product MTPQLFPLLLLLLLAGLPATRPAPPTCYSRMLALSREITSDFQSLQATEPLDVCVRYLPRLYLDIHNYCVLAKLRDFVASPQCWKVAQVDALKDKVRKLYTIMNSFCRRDLVFLSDDCNALEYPILVTTVLPDHQS; this is encoded by the exons ATGACACCCCAGCTgttccccctgctgctgctgctgctcctggctGGGCTCCCCGCCACACGGCCGGCTCCCCCGACCTGCTACTCTCGGATGCTGGCCCTGAGCCGGGAGATCACCTCTGACTTCCAGAGCCTGCAGGCCACCGAGCCCTTG GATGTGTGTGTGAGATACCTGCCCAGGCTGTATCTGGATATACAT AATTACTGCGTGTTGGCCAAGCTGCGGGACTTTGTGGCATCACCCCAGTGCTGGAAGGTGGCCCAGGTGGACGCTTTGAAGGACAAAGTGAGGAAACTGTACaccatcatgaactccttctgcAGGAGA GATTTGGTGTTCCTGTCGGATGACTGCAATGCGTTAGAATACCCAATCCTAGTGACCACAGTCCTCCCGGATCATCAGAGCTAA